From Sporosarcina sp. 6E9, a single genomic window includes:
- a CDS encoding S8 family serine peptidase, translating into MRNKNRAQKRAFSIFATFLMVLSLITPGFASAASPSGKLHQSVNETQATAKEKVGKRLLSEFEKQEKTTFLVKFKESSDSAKVAKEARKNASKNKLSAHDAKFQQRSAVVSDLKSVSIESQQGVVEYLESEMASGNVDEFNSYFIVNGMAVTATKEVAENIAAFAEVEKILPNEERQLHETIVKADEVAPQSELANVEWNVERVKAPETWALGIDGSGTVVASLDTGVQWDHPALKEKYRGYDASTGTANHQYSWFDASTGQAVPFDDHGHGTHVTGTMVGGEPNGSNQVGVAPGAKWIATKVFNAAGSTTDAILLNAAQWIIAPGGDVNMAPDVVNNSWGGGPGLDEWYRDTVRAWRAAEIFPEFSAGNTTLSNPGGPGSVAVPANYPESFATGATDINNKVASFSLRGPSPYGEIKPDIIAPGVNIRSSVPGGGYEGGWNGTSMSGPAVAAVAALLRQVNADISVDEMEQILLDTTTPLTDSQYPESPNHAYGYGLVDAYEAVSSILDGLGTLTGQVMVDGEDAEAPTFEHSAPAETYEGMDLNLSIFVSDNVSVTGVQLMYKDGNDWTTVDATRKSGDYKSGDYAVKVAGGDVTGPSFTYKWVINDYGQNTVESDEYVVEVKGGITTGYFENFDASYAPIGWYSEGANDAWQWGAPTSGPGEAYSGENVYATNLAGTYNSSMNATLVMPPVDLPEGPSFLQFKNWHNFEESTAGRAWDYGHVVISTDGENWTNLEMFQGLSDGWQATEIDLSEYSGRVYLGFHTFSDGSVVREGWYIDDVALAETSQYSDDSEAPVINHTAPGQVYSEMDLVLKANVTDNLRISYVNLHYKDADGAWQEVQATQESGNELSGTFSATIPGDQITGESITYYFETSDYGGNVVATEEHTVEVIPGITVGYFEDFESSPSGWYSFGANNTWAMGVPTSGPNGAASGENVYATNLAGDYLANMNATLVMPAIDLPEGDAFLTFKNWHNFEQSTSGTAWDYGHVVISTDQVTWNRLQKFQGVTTEWTDIEIDLSAYSGQRVYVGFEAFSDGSVVRPGWYIDDVGLSNTSSQTTASSMSVIKASANKLGIELGKEKVGIEKGKENTAPTALPIRAQVTVLENGRTVFTNPADGSYRLTLPVGEFTVEAGAYGYETKQQTVSIADGEETLANFTLDELDQGTVTGQVTNSETGNAIADATLLLIEDANVQPVETDADGNFSLTAYEGSYTLKVMALNFHSQEVEITIGSDPTEVNVELDPYYTYPGGEIGYDDGTGENARAFYDAGNGWAVKMSLPEGRDSAIVTDGVFRFWDTEWPVPGGTEFAVEVWDAGADGMPGTKLAGPIDGTALRDGTWTTVDLRDHNIIVDGDFYMVYIQTRANPNTPGLATDEDSPNAKRSYQFVSGTWSAAPAEEGNYMIRARVDYEITTPVITTPEESYITNEETVTIEGEASPTTTIQLNNNGEEVATAEIGDDGAFSIETNLTEGDNEFVATTLFNGDAAGSSEPVTITLDTVKPTLTITNPVDGDVTNRESVTVEGTAADENLDYVEVNGSKVAVNEGNYSKRILLDAGANEITVVAYDLAGNTETKSVTVTAKWNAPTIENLQPSANQTVNPGDEVDISFTSDAEGGTASFTVQIPAQLNLQSSTSLPIEEVSPGVYSTTWVVPNITVDGAVIVVELTDAAGNTTRQEADGRITVESIDDGGGANEGDVGWFHKDGKTYYLDSDGKKVKGWYEILSKWYFFNNQGVMQTGMVKVKGDTYYLGDNGVRQTGWVEYESNKYYFNIHNGTMQTGWIFVDGDAYYADNKGVIQTGMLKIKGDTYYFNDDGVRQSGWVDHQSNRYFFNHNNGAMQVGWIYDSGNTYYTDNKGVMQTGWVKIKGKMYHFDSDGVLIGTA; encoded by the coding sequence TTGAGGAACAAAAATCGTGCTCAGAAAAGGGCATTTAGTATATTCGCCACTTTTCTTATGGTTCTTTCATTAATCACGCCCGGATTTGCATCAGCAGCGTCACCAAGTGGGAAATTGCATCAGTCTGTAAACGAAACCCAAGCTACTGCAAAAGAAAAAGTGGGCAAACGTTTACTAAGCGAATTCGAAAAACAAGAAAAAACAACATTTCTCGTAAAGTTTAAAGAGTCATCAGATTCGGCAAAAGTTGCAAAAGAAGCCCGGAAAAATGCAAGCAAGAATAAATTGTCCGCGCATGACGCGAAATTTCAACAGCGCTCAGCTGTTGTGTCGGATCTAAAATCCGTTTCAATTGAATCACAACAAGGCGTTGTCGAGTATTTGGAAAGCGAAATGGCGAGCGGCAATGTTGATGAATTCAATTCATATTTTATCGTCAACGGAATGGCAGTAACAGCAACAAAAGAAGTTGCAGAGAATATTGCAGCTTTTGCGGAAGTTGAAAAAATCTTACCAAACGAAGAACGTCAATTACATGAAACGATTGTAAAAGCTGATGAAGTTGCACCACAATCAGAACTTGCAAACGTCGAGTGGAACGTCGAACGTGTGAAAGCACCTGAGACTTGGGCGCTCGGCATTGACGGATCGGGAACTGTAGTTGCAAGTCTAGACACGGGTGTTCAGTGGGATCACCCAGCATTAAAAGAAAAATACCGCGGCTATGATGCAAGCACTGGCACAGCAAATCACCAGTATAGCTGGTTTGACGCTTCAACTGGACAAGCTGTACCATTTGATGACCACGGACATGGAACGCATGTAACCGGAACAATGGTCGGTGGCGAACCAAATGGATCGAACCAGGTAGGGGTAGCGCCAGGTGCCAAATGGATTGCAACAAAAGTATTTAACGCAGCGGGCAGCACGACCGATGCGATTTTATTGAACGCTGCACAATGGATTATCGCACCGGGCGGCGATGTGAACATGGCGCCTGACGTTGTAAACAACTCATGGGGCGGTGGACCAGGTCTCGATGAATGGTATCGCGACACGGTTAGAGCTTGGCGCGCAGCAGAAATCTTCCCTGAATTCTCAGCTGGGAATACAACGCTGTCAAATCCAGGCGGACCAGGATCAGTTGCTGTACCGGCAAACTATCCTGAATCCTTTGCAACAGGTGCAACAGATATCAACAACAAAGTAGCAAGTTTCTCGCTGAGAGGACCTTCTCCATATGGCGAGATTAAACCGGATATCATAGCGCCTGGCGTAAATATTCGTTCAAGCGTACCAGGTGGCGGTTATGAAGGCGGATGGAACGGAACGTCAATGTCTGGCCCTGCAGTAGCGGCGGTCGCAGCATTGTTACGTCAAGTCAATGCCGACATATCCGTTGATGAAATGGAACAAATCTTACTGGATACAACGACTCCTTTAACAGATTCCCAATATCCTGAGTCGCCAAACCACGCGTATGGATACGGACTTGTCGATGCGTATGAAGCGGTATCGTCAATCCTTGATGGGCTTGGAACGTTAACAGGACAAGTTATGGTAGACGGTGAAGATGCTGAAGCGCCAACATTTGAACATAGCGCACCGGCTGAAACATACGAGGGCATGGACCTTAACTTATCCATCTTTGTCAGCGATAACGTCAGCGTTACCGGCGTTCAACTGATGTACAAAGACGGTAATGATTGGACAACTGTAGATGCAACACGTAAATCAGGAGACTATAAGTCTGGTGATTACGCAGTTAAAGTTGCAGGTGGAGACGTCACGGGTCCTTCATTCACATACAAATGGGTGATAAATGACTACGGACAAAACACAGTTGAAAGTGACGAGTACGTAGTTGAAGTTAAAGGTGGCATCACAACTGGCTATTTCGAAAACTTCGATGCTAGTTACGCACCAATTGGATGGTATTCCGAGGGAGCAAATGATGCGTGGCAATGGGGCGCACCAACTTCCGGACCAGGTGAAGCCTATTCAGGTGAAAACGTTTATGCGACAAATCTAGCTGGAACTTACAATAGCAGCATGAACGCAACGCTTGTTATGCCTCCAGTAGATCTACCAGAAGGGCCTTCCTTCTTGCAGTTCAAAAACTGGCATAACTTTGAAGAATCAACAGCAGGAAGAGCATGGGATTATGGCCATGTCGTCATTTCCACAGACGGCGAGAATTGGACAAACCTAGAAATGTTCCAAGGCCTGTCAGATGGTTGGCAAGCAACTGAAATTGACCTATCAGAATACAGTGGACGGGTCTACCTTGGTTTCCATACGTTCTCCGATGGAAGCGTCGTACGAGAAGGTTGGTATATTGACGATGTAGCTTTAGCCGAAACTTCGCAATACAGCGATGACAGCGAAGCACCAGTCATTAACCACACAGCACCCGGACAAGTTTATTCTGAAATGGATTTAGTACTGAAAGCAAACGTAACCGATAATTTGAGAATTTCTTACGTGAATCTTCATTACAAAGATGCAGACGGCGCTTGGCAAGAAGTTCAAGCGACACAAGAATCCGGAAATGAATTAAGTGGAACATTCAGCGCAACAATTCCTGGAGATCAAATTACCGGCGAATCAATCACTTACTACTTCGAAACAAGTGACTACGGTGGGAACGTCGTAGCAACTGAAGAACATACAGTCGAAGTAATACCAGGTATCACAGTCGGGTACTTTGAAGACTTTGAAAGCTCACCGTCGGGTTGGTATTCATTCGGAGCGAACAACACTTGGGCAATGGGCGTTCCGACATCCGGTCCAAACGGGGCAGCATCCGGTGAAAATGTTTATGCAACAAACCTAGCAGGCGACTATCTAGCGAATATGAACGCAACACTAGTTATGCCTGCAATCGATTTGCCTGAAGGAGATGCCTTCCTGACATTCAAGAACTGGCATAACTTCGAGCAATCTACATCGGGCACAGCTTGGGATTACGGTCATGTCGTGATTTCCACGGATCAAGTAACCTGGAATCGACTACAAAAATTCCAAGGCGTGACAACAGAATGGACGGATATAGAAATCGACCTTTCCGCATATAGCGGTCAACGCGTCTATGTCGGTTTCGAAGCATTCTCTGATGGCAGCGTCGTCCGACCGGGTTGGTATATTGATGATGTAGGTCTTTCCAACACATCAAGTCAAACAACAGCCTCGTCAATGAGCGTTATCAAGGCATCTGCCAATAAATTGGGAATTGAATTAGGAAAAGAAAAAGTAGGCATTGAAAAAGGAAAAGAAAATACAGCACCAACAGCACTTCCAATTCGCGCACAAGTTACTGTTCTCGAAAACGGAAGAACTGTCTTTACGAATCCGGCTGACGGATCCTATAGACTTACACTCCCAGTTGGAGAGTTCACAGTGGAAGCAGGAGCCTACGGATACGAAACGAAACAACAAACTGTATCCATCGCGGACGGCGAAGAAACACTTGCTAATTTCACATTAGATGAGCTGGATCAAGGCACTGTCACTGGACAAGTTACAAACAGTGAAACAGGCAACGCAATCGCAGATGCAACACTTCTACTAATCGAAGATGCAAATGTTCAACCAGTAGAAACAGATGCAGATGGAAACTTCTCACTGACTGCGTACGAAGGAAGCTATACGCTAAAAGTAATGGCGCTTAATTTCCACAGTCAAGAAGTTGAAATCACCATCGGTTCCGATCCGACAGAAGTCAATGTCGAGCTTGATCCGTATTACACGTATCCAGGCGGCGAAATTGGCTATGACGATGGAACTGGTGAAAACGCACGTGCTTTCTACGATGCAGGAAATGGTTGGGCAGTTAAAATGTCTCTACCTGAAGGAAGAGATTCTGCAATCGTAACGGACGGCGTATTCCGTTTCTGGGATACAGAATGGCCAGTACCAGGCGGAACTGAATTTGCAGTCGAAGTATGGGATGCAGGTGCAGATGGCATGCCTGGCACGAAATTAGCAGGTCCAATCGACGGCACGGCATTACGTGACGGCACATGGACAACGGTAGACCTAAGAGATCACAACATCATTGTCGATGGCGATTTCTACATGGTTTACATTCAAACAAGAGCAAATCCGAATACACCAGGTCTTGCAACGGATGAAGACAGTCCGAACGCAAAACGCAGTTACCAGTTTGTTAGCGGTACTTGGTCAGCAGCACCAGCAGAAGAAGGGAACTACATGATCCGTGCACGCGTGGATTATGAAATCACGACTCCGGTCATTACGACACCAGAAGAAAGCTATATCACGAATGAAGAAACAGTCACAATCGAAGGAGAAGCATCACCAACAACAACAATCCAGCTGAACAACAACGGCGAAGAAGTCGCGACAGCTGAAATTGGTGACGATGGCGCATTCTCAATCGAGACAAACTTAACAGAAGGCGATAACGAATTTGTGGCCACAACACTATTTAACGGAGATGCAGCTGGCTCATCCGAACCAGTAACCATCACGCTAGATACAGTTAAGCCGACATTAACAATCACGAATCCAGTAGACGGAGACGTCACGAACCGTGAATCAGTCACTGTTGAAGGAACTGCAGCAGACGAAAATCTCGACTACGTCGAAGTGAACGGATCGAAAGTAGCTGTTAACGAAGGCAACTACTCGAAACGAATTCTTCTAGACGCAGGCGCGAATGAAATCACAGTCGTCGCATACGACCTAGCTGGAAACACTGAGACGAAATCAGTTACGGTTACAGCAAAGTGGAATGCACCGACAATCGAAAATCTACAACCATCAGCCAATCAAACAGTCAATCCTGGCGATGAAGTAGACATTTCATTCACAAGTGATGCAGAAGGCGGAACAGCAAGCTTTACTGTACAAATTCCGGCACAATTGAATTTACAGTCTTCAACAAGCTTGCCAATCGAAGAAGTATCACCAGGCGTTTACAGCACAACATGGGTTGTTCCGAATATCACTGTTGACGGAGCAGTCATCGTTGTAGAATTAACAGACGCAGCTGGCAATACAACAAGACAAGAAGCAGACGGCAGAATTACAGTCGAATCGATTGATGACGGCGGCGGTGCCAATGAAGGCGACGTTGGTTGGTTCCACAAAGACGGTAAAACGTATTATCTAGATTCAGACGGTAAAAAAGTCAAAGGCTGGTATGAAATCCTGTCTAAATGGTACTTCTTTAACAACCAAGGCGTTATGCAAACGGGTATGGTAAAAGTAAAAGGCGACACTTACTATCTCGGCGATAACGGCGTCAGACAGACTGGTTGGGTGGAGTATGAATCGAACAAATACTACTTCAACATCCACAACGGCACCATGCAAACCGGCTGGATTTTCGTTGATGGCGATGCGTACTACGCCGACAACAAAGGCGTTATACAAACCGGCATGTTGAAAATCAAAGGCGACACTTACTATTTCAACGATGACGGCGTTAGACAATCCGGTTGGGTAGATCATCAGTCGAACAGATATTTCTTCAACCACAACAACGGTGCAATGCAAGTCGGTTGGATTTACGACAGTGGAAACACTTACTACACCGACAACAAAGGCGTTATGCAAACGGGTTGGGTGAAGATTAAAGGGAAAATGTATCACTTCGATAGCGATGGTGTACTAATCGGAACAGCTTAA
- a CDS encoding S8 family serine peptidase gives MGNKKRAQKRAFSIFATFLMVLSLITPGFAAAESSSGKIHQSVNETQATPKEKMSKRLLSEFEKQEKITFLVKFKEKSDSAKVAKEARTKAQKNNLSMHDMKFQQRSAVVSDLKSVSIEAQQGVVEYLEGEMDSGNVDKFDSFFVVNGMAVTATKEVAEKIAAFAEVEKILPNEERQLQETTVKTDAVAPKSELANVEWNVERVNAPAAWDLGIDGSGTVVAILDTGVQWDHPALREKYRGYNPGTGSVDHTYSWFDASTGEATPYDDHGHGTHVTGTMVGSEPDGSNQVGVAPGAEWITAKVFNSAGSTNDLILLNAGDWVMAPGGDVNMAPDVVNNSWAGGPGLDEWYRDMVIAWRAAEIFPEFSAGNITSMNPGGPGSVAAPANYPEAFATGATDVNNEVANFSLRGPSPYGEIKPDISAPGENIRSTVPGNGYEGGWNGTSMSGPAVAAVAALLRQVNADITVDDMEQILLDTATPLTDSDYPESPNHGYGYGLVDAYEAVLAIQNGLGTLKGQVMVEGEDTEEPIFEHEPLAEIYAGKDLDLSVFVKDNVSITGVQVMYKTGDDWTTVDATRESGDHKSGEYAVTIPGADIATPSFTYKWVINDFGNNIVESSEYSIEVKDGITLGYFENFDASHNPVGWYSEGSNDAWEWGAPTSGPGEAYSGINAYATNLAGNYNSSMNATLMMPPVDLPEGPSYLQFNHWHDFEESSQGRAWDFGHVMISTDGKKWTDLEMFQGLSDGWLTMEIDLSEYSGRVYLGFNMFSDGSNQKDGWYIDDVGLSETSIYGDDNEAPVINHEAPQEVYSEVDIRLQADVTDNLRIDYVNLHYKDTNGDWQEVQATQDSGGIKSGTFSGVFPGDQVAGESITYYFEASDFGGNVIATEAYTVEVKSGVGIGYFEDFEGLASGWYSFGDHDTWTMGVPTSGPNSAASGENVYATNLTGSYLYDMNATLVMPPLNLPEGDVFLTFKNWNDFELGPTGIAWDYGHVVISTDQENWERLQKFQGYTPDWEDVEIDLSAYSGQRVYVGFEAFSDGGIERPGWYIDDVGLTNTSTQSATAKTVANAASNKLGIELGKEKVEVGVEKGNTAPTTLPIRAQVSVLETGRSVYSNPADGSYKLMLQVGDFTVEAGAYGYETKQQTVSIADGEETLANFTLDELPKGTITGQVTNSENGNTIADATLLLIEDANIQPVETDENGNFSLTAYEGTYTLRVMALNFHSQEVEITIGSDPSEVNLELDPYYIYPGGEIGYDDGTGENARVFNNVGDGWAVKMSLPEGTDSAIVTDGVFRFWDTEWPVPGGTEFAVEVWDAGPNGMPGQKLAGPIDGTALRDGTWTIVNLRDHNIVVDGDFYMVYIQTKLFPNAPGLAMDESSPNANRSYQFVSGAWSATPPQEGNYMIRARIGSEITPPIIANPANGDFTNEEAVTVEGTASPNTTIQLNNNSEEVATAEIGDEGTFSFETILTEGENELVAKTLFNGEEAGSSEPVTITLDTVKPTLTIANPVDGDVTKRESVTVEGTVADENLDYVEVNGSKVAVNEGNYSKRILLDAGANEITVVAHDLAGNTETKSVTVTAKWHAPTIENLQPSANQTVNPGDEVDISFTSDAEGGTASFTVQIPAQANIQSSTSLPIEEVSPGVYSTTWVVPNITVDGAVIVVELTDAAGNTTRQEADGRITVESIDDGGGANEGDVGWFHKDGKTYYLDSDGKKVKGWYEVLSKWYFFDNKGVMQTGMVKIKGDTYYLGDNGVRQTGWVDYESNRYYFNIHNGIMKTGWIFVEGDAYYADNKGVIQTGMLKIKGDTYYFNDDGVRQSGWVDHQSNRYFFNHNNGAMQVGWIYDSGNTYYTDNKGVMQTGWVKIKGKMYHFDSDGVLIGTA, from the coding sequence TTGGGGAACAAAAAACGCGCTCAGAAAAGGGCGTTTAGCATATTCGCTACTTTTCTTATGGTTCTTTCATTAATCACACCCGGATTTGCTGCAGCGGAGTCATCAAGTGGGAAAATACATCAATCAGTAAATGAAACTCAAGCAACACCTAAAGAAAAAATGAGTAAACGTTTATTAAGTGAATTCGAAAAACAAGAGAAAATAACCTTTCTTGTAAAGTTTAAAGAGAAATCAGATTCGGCAAAAGTTGCGAAAGAAGCTCGGACAAAAGCACAAAAGAATAACTTGTCCATGCATGATATGAAATTTCAACAGCGTTCGGCTGTCGTATCGGACCTGAAGTCCGTTTCTATCGAAGCACAGCAAGGCGTTGTCGAGTATTTGGAAGGCGAGATGGATAGCGGCAACGTTGATAAATTTGATTCATTCTTCGTTGTAAACGGAATGGCAGTAACGGCGACAAAAGAGGTTGCGGAGAAAATTGCAGCTTTTGCGGAAGTTGAAAAAATCTTACCAAACGAAGAACGTCAATTACAGGAAACAACTGTAAAAACTGATGCGGTTGCACCGAAATCAGAACTTGCAAACGTTGAATGGAACGTCGAACGTGTCAATGCACCAGCAGCTTGGGATCTTGGAATTGATGGTTCCGGAACTGTAGTAGCAATTCTAGACACGGGCGTTCAGTGGGATCACCCAGCTTTAAGAGAAAAATACCGTGGATATAATCCAGGGACGGGTTCAGTAGATCACACCTATAGTTGGTTTGACGCTTCAACTGGAGAAGCAACGCCATATGATGATCACGGGCACGGAACGCATGTAACCGGAACAATGGTTGGTAGCGAACCAGACGGATCCAATCAGGTTGGCGTAGCGCCTGGTGCTGAGTGGATCACAGCAAAAGTCTTTAATTCAGCGGGAAGTACGAATGACTTGATATTATTGAACGCTGGAGATTGGGTTATGGCTCCGGGCGGCGATGTAAACATGGCTCCGGACGTTGTCAATAACTCTTGGGCTGGCGGACCAGGTTTAGATGAATGGTATCGCGACATGGTAATTGCTTGGAGAGCGGCAGAAATTTTTCCTGAGTTTTCGGCTGGGAATATTACGTCAATGAATCCAGGTGGACCAGGATCAGTTGCTGCACCAGCAAACTATCCTGAAGCCTTTGCCACAGGTGCAACTGATGTAAATAACGAGGTTGCTAACTTCTCATTAAGGGGACCTTCTCCTTACGGTGAGATTAAACCAGATATCTCAGCACCTGGGGAAAATATTCGTTCAACTGTACCAGGAAATGGCTATGAAGGCGGTTGGAACGGGACTTCAATGTCAGGACCGGCAGTAGCGGCCGTTGCGGCATTGTTGCGTCAAGTAAATGCCGACATAACCGTAGATGATATGGAACAAATTTTATTGGATACAGCGACTCCTTTAACGGATTCCGATTATCCTGAATCACCAAACCATGGCTATGGATATGGACTTGTCGATGCATATGAAGCAGTATTGGCCATTCAAAATGGCCTTGGAACGCTAAAAGGGCAGGTCATGGTAGAGGGTGAAGATACAGAGGAACCCATATTTGAACATGAACCACTAGCGGAAATATATGCAGGGAAGGATTTAGACTTATCCGTCTTTGTAAAAGACAATGTCAGTATTACTGGCGTTCAAGTGATGTACAAAACAGGTGATGATTGGACGACTGTCGATGCTACACGTGAATCCGGAGACCATAAGTCGGGAGAGTACGCGGTAACAATTCCGGGGGCTGACATCGCAACACCATCATTCACATATAAATGGGTCATTAATGACTTCGGCAATAACATAGTTGAAAGCAGTGAGTATTCAATCGAAGTGAAAGATGGTATTACGCTTGGCTATTTTGAAAACTTTGATGCAAGTCACAATCCAGTGGGCTGGTATTCCGAGGGATCCAACGATGCTTGGGAATGGGGAGCGCCAACTTCTGGACCGGGTGAAGCATATTCTGGTATAAACGCTTATGCAACAAATCTAGCTGGAAACTACAATAGCAGTATGAATGCAACACTCATGATGCCGCCAGTTGATTTGCCAGAAGGGCCATCTTACTTGCAGTTCAATCACTGGCATGACTTTGAAGAATCATCACAAGGTAGGGCTTGGGATTTTGGACATGTCATGATTTCCACGGACGGAAAAAAATGGACAGACCTAGAAATGTTCCAAGGTTTATCAGATGGTTGGTTAACGATGGAGATTGACTTATCGGAATATAGTGGACGCGTCTACCTAGGCTTCAATATGTTCTCTGATGGAAGCAATCAAAAAGACGGCTGGTATATTGACGATGTAGGTTTATCAGAGACATCTATATATGGTGATGACAATGAAGCGCCAGTCATCAACCATGAAGCACCACAAGAAGTTTATTCTGAAGTGGATATACGATTACAAGCAGATGTAACAGATAACTTGAGAATCGATTATGTTAATCTCCACTATAAAGATACAAACGGCGATTGGCAGGAAGTTCAAGCGACACAAGATTCAGGAGGGATAAAAAGTGGGACTTTCTCTGGCGTGTTTCCCGGAGACCAAGTTGCTGGCGAATCAATCACCTATTACTTCGAAGCAAGTGACTTCGGTGGAAACGTTATCGCAACCGAGGCGTACACGGTAGAAGTGAAATCAGGTGTCGGCATCGGGTATTTCGAAGATTTTGAAGGATTGGCTTCCGGCTGGTATTCATTCGGAGACCACGATACTTGGACAATGGGCGTTCCGACTTCGGGTCCAAACAGTGCAGCCTCCGGTGAAAATGTCTATGCAACCAATCTGACAGGTAGCTATCTATACGATATGAACGCGACACTAGTTATGCCTCCACTCAATTTGCCAGAAGGAGATGTCTTCCTAACGTTCAAAAATTGGAATGACTTCGAATTGGGGCCAACAGGTATAGCTTGGGATTACGGACATGTCGTGATTTCCACGGATCAGGAAAATTGGGAAAGATTACAAAAGTTCCAAGGGTATACACCTGATTGGGAAGATGTTGAAATCGACCTTTCCGCATACAGCGGTCAGCGCGTCTATGTCGGTTTTGAAGCATTTTCCGATGGCGGCATTGAGCGACCTGGTTGGTATATTGATGATGTCGGGCTTACCAACACATCGACTCAATCAGCTACTGCAAAAACAGTCGCTAATGCAGCTTCCAATAAACTTGGAATTGAATTAGGAAAAGAAAAAGTAGAAGTAGGCGTTGAAAAAGGAAATACAGCACCAACAACCCTTCCAATTCGCGCACAAGTTAGCGTTCTCGAAACCGGAAGAAGTGTTTATTCAAATCCGGCAGACGGTTCCTATAAGTTAATGCTTCAAGTAGGAGATTTCACAGTTGAAGCTGGCGCTTATGGATATGAAACAAAACAACAAACCGTATCCATCGCGGACGGCGAAGAAACACTCGCTAATTTCACTTTAGATGAGCTGCCAAAGGGCACTATAACTGGACAAGTGACAAACAGTGAAAATGGCAACACAATCGCGGATGCAACACTTCTATTGATCGAAGATGCAAATATTCAACCAGTCGAGACAGATGAAAACGGAAACTTCTCACTAACTGCGTATGAAGGAACCTATACGCTAAGAGTAATGGCGCTTAATTTCCACAGTCAAGAAGTCGAAATCACCATCGGTTCAGACCCATCTGAAGTTAACCTGGAACTAGACCCGTATTATATTTATCCAGGTGGCGAGATTGGCTATGACGATGGAACTGGTGAAAACGCACGTGTTTTCAATAATGTAGGAGATGGTTGGGCAGTTAAAATGTCCCTGCCTGAAGGAACAGATTCCGCCATTGTAACAGACGGTGTATTCCGTTTCTGGGATACAGAATGGCCAGTACCAGGCGGAACTGAATTCGCGGTCGAAGTTTGGGATGCAGGTCCTAACGGCATGCCAGGACAGAAACTAGCAGGTCCAATTGACGGCACGGCATTACGTGACGGCACATGGACAATTGTAAATCTTAGGGATCACAACATCGTTGTCGATGGCGATTTCTATATGGTTTACATCCAAACTAAGCTGTTTCCAAATGCACCGGGTTTAGCAATGGATGAAAGCAGTCCAAACGCAAACCGTAGCTATCAATTTGTTAGCGGGGCATGGTCAGCTACACCACCCCAAGAAGGAAACTACATGATTCGTGCGCGCATAGGTTCAGAAATCACCCCGCCAATCATCGCAAATCCGGCAAACGGTGACTTTACGAATGAAGAAGCAGTAACAGTCGAAGGAACAGCTTCACCAAACACGACAATTCAACTGAACAACAACAGTGAAGAAGTCGCGACAGCTGAAATTGGTGATGAAGGAACATTCTCATTCGAGACAATCTTAACAGAAGGCGAAAACGAATTAGTTGCGAAAACATTATTTAACGGAGAAGAGGCTGGCTCATCCGAACCAGTGACGATCACGCTAGATACAGTAAAGCCGACATTAACAATTGCGAACCCAGTAGACGGAGATGTCACAAAACGTGAATCGGTTACTGTTGAAGGAACCGTAGCAGACGAAAATCTAGACTACGTCGAAGTAAACGGATCGAAAGTAGCTGTTAATGAAGGTAACTACTCGAAACGAATTCTTCTAGACGCAGGCGCGAATGAAATCACAGTCGTCGCACACGACTTAGCTGGAAACACAGAGACGAAATCAGTCACAGTCACAGCGAAGTGGCATGCACCGACAATCGAGAATCTACAACCATCAGCGAATCAAACAGTCAATCCTGGCGATGAAGTAGACATTTCATTCACAAGTGATGCGGAAGGCGGAACAGCAAGCTTCACTGTACAAATTCCAGCACAAGCGAATATACAGTCATCAACAAGCTTGCCAATCGAAGAAGTCTCACCAGGCGTTTACAGCACAACATGGGTTGTTCCGAACATCACTGTTGACGGAGCAGTCATCGTTGTCGAACTGACAGACGCTGCGGGCAATACGACGAGACAAGAAGCAGACGGCAGAATTACAGTCGAATCAATCGATGACGGCGGCGGTGCCAATGAAGGCGACGTTGGTTGGTTCCACAAAGACGGTAAAACGTATTATCTAGATTCAGACGGTAAAAAAGTCAAAGGTTGGTACGAAGTTCTGTCCAAATGGTACTTCTTTGACAACAAAGGCGTCATGCAAACGGGCATGGTAAAAATAAAAGGCGACACTTACTATCTCGGTGATAACGGCGTCAGACAGACTGGTTGGGTGGATTACGAATCGAACAGATATTACTTCAACATCCACAACGGCATCATGAAAACCGGCTGGATTTTCGTTGAAGGCGATGCCTACTACGCCGACAACAAAGGCGTTATACAAACCGGCATGTTGAAAATCAAAGGCGACACTTACTATTTCAACGATGACGGCGTTAGACAATCCGGTTGGGTAGATCATCAATCGAACAGATATTTCTTCAACCACAACAACGGTGCCATGCAAGTCGGTTGGATTTACGACAGTGGAAACACGTACTACACCGACAACAAAGGCGTCATGCAAACGGGTTGGGTGAAAATTAAAGGGAAAATGTATCACTTCGATAGTGATGGCGTACTAATCGGAACAGCTTAA